One Pirellulales bacterium genomic window carries:
- a CDS encoding TIGR01777 family oxidoreductase: MRALVTGATGFVGQRLLERLERPVVLSRDPDRAMKALGRLHVAAARWDPMVGPPPAQVFDGIDVIFHLAGEPIAGGRWTKARKQRICDSRVVGTKHLVDGLANLQRRPPVLISSSAVGYYGSRGDETLTESSAPGDDFLADVCIAWEKAAREAERLGIRVVLSRTGVVLGRGAALEKMLVPFKLGLGGRLGSGKQWMPWIHLDDLVGLLLFTAEREAIRGPMNSVAPTPITNREFTRSMARAVHRPAFLPAPYFGMRLLFGEFASILFASQRVIPEVAQQQGYKFQYPELDAALAEILHPPAAVA, translated from the coding sequence ATGCGAGCGCTTGTCACCGGAGCGACTGGTTTTGTTGGCCAGCGGCTGTTGGAGCGGCTGGAACGGCCGGTCGTACTTAGCCGCGATCCGGATCGGGCGATGAAGGCGCTCGGGCGGTTGCACGTCGCGGCAGCTCGCTGGGATCCGATGGTCGGGCCGCCGCCGGCGCAAGTCTTCGACGGCATCGATGTCATCTTTCATTTGGCCGGCGAGCCGATCGCTGGAGGGCGATGGACGAAGGCCCGCAAGCAGCGGATTTGCGATAGCCGCGTGGTCGGCACGAAGCATCTGGTCGACGGGCTGGCGAATCTCCAACGCCGCCCGCCGGTGTTGATTTCCTCCTCGGCCGTCGGCTACTACGGCTCGCGCGGCGATGAAACGCTCACGGAATCCTCCGCGCCGGGAGACGATTTTCTGGCGGACGTTTGCATTGCCTGGGAAAAGGCGGCGCGGGAGGCGGAGCGGCTCGGCATTCGCGTCGTGCTCAGCCGAACCGGCGTGGTGCTTGGCCGAGGTGCAGCGCTCGAGAAGATGCTCGTGCCATTCAAGCTCGGGCTGGGCGGCCGGCTGGGGAGCGGCAAGCAATGGATGCCCTGGATTCATCTCGACGATCTCGTCGGCCTGCTGCTATTCACCGCGGAGCGGGAAGCGATCCGCGGGCCGATGAACTCCGTCGCACCCACGCCGATCACGAATCGCGAATTCACTCGGTCCATGGCGCGGGCGGTGCATCGCCCGGCCTTCCTGCCGGCGCCGTATTTCGGCATGCGACTGCTGTTCGGCGAGTTCGCATCGATCCTGTTCGCGTCGCAGCGAGTGATCCCCGAGGTCGCTCAGCAGCAGGGCTACAAGTTTCAATATCCCGAACTCGACGCGGCGCTAGCTGAAATTCTCCATCCGCCTGCGGCCGTAGCGTAG
- a CDS encoding fused MFS/spermidine synthase, whose protein sequence is MQSNGAAATAARPLVERPYPLPLLPPDRYYVESIDPATVGDGALEFIEDSDDFDTFTYRLQRVIYHGRTAFQNVLIADTFNYGRALMLDGAIQSSEDDEAVYHELLVQPAMLRHPDPRDVLIIGGGEGATLREVLVHASVKSATMVDLDREVVELCREHLTGWHMGAFDDPRVRLVFDDGRKFVADADSRYDVVIIDVVDMLDNGPAQALYTRQFYELLHRRLRPGGIVVVQALEFSFLDDKAHAALARTLRTVFPEVHSYRVHVPSFLSCWGFIVASDWFSPQHWTADEIDRAIEAKIGSQWPDHLTGDFLRGCFSLCKETRFLLSLPGPILEDNIPFVAPPEIEDIEPATMEFPIRPVAG, encoded by the coding sequence ATGCAATCCAACGGCGCTGCCGCGACGGCCGCGCGGCCGCTCGTCGAGCGACCATATCCGCTGCCGCTCCTGCCGCCGGATCGGTATTACGTCGAATCGATCGATCCGGCCACGGTCGGCGACGGTGCGCTTGAGTTCATCGAAGATTCCGACGACTTCGACACCTTCACCTATCGTCTCCAGCGGGTGATCTACCATGGCAGGACGGCCTTTCAGAATGTGCTCATCGCCGATACGTTCAACTACGGCCGCGCCTTGATGCTCGATGGGGCGATCCAAAGCAGCGAAGACGACGAGGCTGTTTACCACGAACTGCTCGTGCAACCGGCGATGCTCCGTCATCCCGATCCGCGCGACGTGCTGATCATCGGCGGCGGCGAAGGGGCCACGCTCCGCGAGGTGCTCGTGCACGCCTCGGTCAAGTCGGCGACGATGGTCGATCTCGATCGCGAGGTCGTCGAGCTTTGCCGCGAGCACCTGACGGGTTGGCACATGGGGGCCTTCGACGATCCGCGGGTGCGGCTGGTGTTCGACGACGGCCGCAAGTTCGTCGCCGATGCCGATTCGCGCTACGACGTCGTGATCATCGACGTGGTCGACATGCTCGACAACGGCCCTGCTCAGGCTCTCTATACGCGGCAGTTTTATGAATTGCTGCATCGTCGGCTGCGGCCCGGCGGGATCGTCGTCGTGCAGGCCCTCGAGTTTTCGTTTCTCGACGACAAGGCCCACGCCGCCTTGGCTCGCACGCTCCGCACGGTGTTCCCCGAAGTCCACAGTTATCGCGTCCACGTGCCTTCGTTCCTCTCCTGCTGGGGTTTTATCGTGGCCAGCGATTGGTTCTCACCGCAACACTGGACGGCCGACGAGATCGACCGCGCGATCGAGGCCAAGATCGGCAGCCAATGGCCCGATCATCTCACGGGCGACTTCCTCCGCGGTTGCTTCAGCCTATGCAAAGAGACGCGGTTCCTGTTGTCACTCCCAGGCCCGATCCTCGAAGACAATATCCCCTTCGTCGCACCTCCCGAAATTGAAGACATCGAGCCGGCGACGATGGAATTCCCGATCAGGCCGGTCGCGGGATGA
- the speD gene encoding adenosylmethionine decarboxylase produces MVSIWLQTLSIALAGSVAALGMLHVSAARSSGSGKNRRNQLGRPTKALSPSPAVEDESDPDDTETDREFEFDGRHLLASYSACDPTAIRDIVGLTAAFHAAVRASGATLLHAVEHTFPPNGMTAVAVLSESHASIHTYPEHESCFVDIFTCGNTCNVEAFDATLRKFLRPKKHSRRIIRRHEEMIDESHGSADAAA; encoded by the coding sequence GTGGTTTCAATCTGGCTGCAAACTTTGTCGATCGCGCTGGCTGGCTCCGTTGCCGCGCTGGGTATGTTGCACGTTTCTGCCGCGCGGAGCAGCGGCTCGGGCAAAAACCGCCGCAACCAACTGGGCCGCCCGACGAAGGCGCTGTCCCCCTCCCCGGCCGTCGAGGATGAATCCGATCCAGACGATACGGAAACGGACCGCGAGTTTGAGTTCGACGGCCGGCATCTGCTGGCGAGCTATTCCGCCTGCGATCCGACCGCGATCCGTGACATCGTGGGCTTGACTGCCGCCTTTCACGCCGCAGTGCGGGCATCCGGCGCGACGCTGCTGCACGCGGTCGAGCACACCTTTCCGCCGAACGGGATGACCGCCGTGGCCGTGCTTTCGGAAAGCCACGCCAGCATCCATACGTATCCCGAGCACGAATCCTGCTTCGTCGATATCTTCACCTGCGGCAACACGTGCAACGTCGAGGCGTTCGACGCGACACTGCGGAAGTTTCTGCGGCCGAAGAAGCACTCTCGCCGAATCATCCGCCGCCACGAGGAGATGATCGACGAATCTCACGGCTCTGCCGACGCCGCGGCTTAA
- a CDS encoding Rrf2 family transcriptional regulator, with protein MKLSAKTEYACIAVLELARRYETKEPVRIRDIADEHGIPARFLVQILLQLKGAGYVASTRGASGGYQLIKPPAKITLGEVMNVIEGKENGDSTLAARSPTAVVLSRTWRDVTAREQEMLRSITFADLAEKAKETADQMYYI; from the coding sequence ATGAAGCTCTCCGCCAAGACTGAATACGCCTGTATCGCAGTGCTTGAATTGGCCCGTCGCTATGAGACGAAGGAGCCCGTGCGGATTCGTGACATTGCCGACGAGCATGGCATTCCAGCCCGATTCCTGGTGCAGATTCTGTTGCAGCTCAAGGGGGCTGGATACGTGGCGAGCACGCGAGGCGCTTCGGGGGGCTATCAGCTTATCAAGCCGCCGGCCAAGATCACGCTTGGCGAGGTAATGAATGTGATCGAAGGGAAGGAAAACGGCGATTCCACCCTCGCCGCGCGCTCTCCGACCGCGGTAGTGCTCTCCCGAACCTGGCGCGATGTCACCGCCCGCGAGCAAGAGATGCTGCGTTCGATCACATTCGCCGATCTGGCCGAGAAGGCGAAGGAAACGGCCGACCAGATGTATTACATCTGA
- a CDS encoding phosphoadenylyl-sulfate reductase, with translation MPAPEVLEQLREASAKLETATPEEIIRWAVATYYPKLTMATAFGPEGCVILYFLSLVEPRTHVFNLDTGYQFKETLALRDEIARRYGIEVELKRAATTIEQYEASHGGPLYKTNPDQCCFDRKVTVLRRAAVGFDAWMSGIRRDQSSDRARAPIVGWDKKFGLVKISPLANWTKKDVWGLIVEKNIPYNPLHDQGYTSIGCWPCTRAVMFGEDERAGRWSGTAKTECGLHTSE, from the coding sequence ATGCCGGCCCCGGAAGTGCTTGAGCAATTGCGCGAGGCGAGCGCGAAGCTCGAGACGGCTACGCCCGAGGAAATCATCCGCTGGGCGGTGGCGACGTACTATCCCAAGCTGACAATGGCCACGGCCTTCGGTCCCGAGGGGTGCGTGATCCTGTATTTCCTGTCGCTCGTCGAGCCGCGAACCCACGTGTTCAATCTAGACACAGGCTACCAATTCAAGGAAACGCTTGCCCTTCGCGACGAAATCGCCAGGCGCTACGGAATCGAGGTCGAGTTAAAGCGGGCCGCAACGACGATCGAGCAATATGAGGCAAGCCACGGCGGGCCGCTCTACAAGACCAACCCCGACCAGTGCTGCTTCGATCGCAAAGTGACAGTGCTCCGCCGCGCGGCGGTCGGTTTCGACGCCTGGATGAGCGGCATTCGGCGGGACCAAAGTTCCGACCGGGCCCGAGCGCCGATCGTCGGCTGGGACAAGAAATTCGGGCTCGTCAAAATCAGCCCGCTTGCGAATTGGACCAAGAAAGACGTTTGGGGGTTGATCGTCGAGAAAAACATCCCGTATAACCCGCTGCACGATCAAGGCTACACGAGCATCGGCTGTTGGCCCTGCACGCGGGCGGTGATGTTCGGCGAAGACGAGCGCGCCGGCCGCTGGAGTGGCACCGCCAAGACCGAATGCGGACTGCATACCTCCGAATGA
- a CDS encoding rhamnulokinase family protein, whose product MLLIKVNYNEFFSLYRLGTGHGLNEDGYTGDMTTEVFLAVDMGASSGRHVAGLFDGDRLTLEEVHRFENGPVAVAGRLYWDLLRQWENIQQGLRAAATNYGDRIRSVGVDTWGVDFGLLGRGDELLGNPYHYRDYRTEGMLERAMAIVPREQIFAQSGLQFMRFNTLYQLLAMRLVKSPLLDAAESLLMMPDLFHWLLTGMKANEFTDATTTQFFDPRRKAWATDLLERFDLPTRILGEVIQPGTMLGPLLPAVAEATGLTGVNVVVPGTHDTASAVMAVPAASRPGARPDWCYISSGTLSLMGVETAEPIVSEKCLALNFTNEGGVGGTTRVLKNICGLWMVQECRRRWNQGGVSYSWDHLTREAAEAPPLVSLLDVDHDSFAAPRDMPEAIRSYCCRTRQPVPEGIGAVIRCAVESLALKYRQVLASLEELVGGRIETIHIVGGGTRNRQLCQMAADACRRRVVAGPIEATAIGNVMMQAMTAGAVRSIEEAREVVRRSFSVEEFVSQNPDAWDAAHERYFALARG is encoded by the coding sequence ATGTTGCTTATCAAAGTCAACTATAATGAGTTCTTCAGTCTGTATCGGCTTGGAACTGGCCACGGGTTGAACGAGGATGGATATACTGGCGACATGACCACTGAAGTCTTTCTCGCCGTTGATATGGGCGCCTCTAGCGGGCGGCATGTCGCGGGGCTTTTCGATGGCGACCGACTCACGCTCGAAGAGGTGCATCGGTTTGAGAATGGACCGGTCGCCGTCGCAGGTCGACTGTATTGGGATTTGCTGCGGCAATGGGAGAACATCCAGCAAGGCTTGCGCGCGGCGGCGACGAACTATGGTGATCGCATCCGCAGCGTGGGCGTCGATACGTGGGGAGTCGATTTCGGCTTGCTCGGCCGCGGCGATGAACTGCTCGGCAATCCGTATCATTATCGCGACTACCGCACTGAAGGGATGCTCGAACGGGCAATGGCGATCGTGCCGCGCGAGCAGATCTTCGCCCAATCCGGACTGCAATTCATGCGGTTCAACACGCTCTATCAATTGCTGGCAATGCGGCTGGTTAAATCGCCGTTGCTCGATGCGGCCGAATCGCTGTTGATGATGCCCGATCTGTTCCATTGGCTGCTGACTGGGATGAAGGCGAACGAATTCACCGATGCCACGACGACGCAGTTCTTCGATCCGCGCCGCAAGGCTTGGGCGACCGATCTGCTGGAGCGCTTCGATTTGCCGACGCGGATCCTCGGCGAAGTGATACAGCCAGGCACGATGCTCGGCCCACTGCTGCCGGCCGTGGCCGAGGCGACCGGTTTGACGGGCGTGAACGTGGTGGTGCCGGGCACGCACGATACGGCCAGCGCCGTGATGGCGGTCCCGGCGGCGAGCCGGCCGGGCGCGCGCCCCGATTGGTGCTACATCAGCTCCGGGACGTTGTCGCTGATGGGAGTTGAAACTGCCGAGCCGATCGTGAGCGAAAAATGCCTCGCCTTGAATTTCACCAACGAAGGGGGCGTCGGCGGAACGACGCGCGTGCTGAAGAACATCTGCGGGCTGTGGATGGTGCAGGAATGCCGGCGGCGTTGGAACCAAGGGGGCGTAAGCTACTCGTGGGACCATCTGACGCGCGAGGCCGCCGAGGCCCCGCCGCTCGTGTCGTTGCTTGATGTCGATCACGATAGCTTCGCCGCGCCGCGCGACATGCCGGAGGCGATCCGGTCGTATTGCTGCCGCACCCGTCAGCCGGTTCCGGAAGGGATCGGGGCGGTGATTCGCTGCGCCGTGGAAAGCCTTGCGCTTAAATACCGGCAGGTCCTGGCGTCGCTCGAGGAGCTTGTCGGCGGCCGGATCGAGACAATCCACATCGTCGGCGGCGGAACGCGGAACCGGCAGCTCTGCCAGATGGCGGCTGATGCTTGCCGACGCCGCGTCGTCGCGGGGCCGATCGAGGCCACCGCGATCGGCAATGTGATGATGCAAGCCATGACCGCCGGGGCGGTTCGGTCGATCGAGGAAGCCCGCGAAGTCGTTCGCCGCAGCTTTTCAGTCGAGGAATTTGTCTCCCAGAACCCCGATGCCTGGGACGCCGCGCATGAGCGGTATTTTGCATTGGCCCGCGGTTGA
- a CDS encoding fucose isomerase, with amino-acid sequence MSSTTYETPELREPPRVKANQVLLVANGDLRPAANERCWLAQAEMEHSLGRVVDELGFELVRAHPYKPDEKHGFIGSQKEGMRVFAEIDPQARLIVAEAVWQYSHHLLHGLISHKGPILTVANWSGTWPGLVGMLNLNGSLTKAGVNYSTLWSEDFSDPAFVKQLQKWLEKGSVRHKSEHVIALGDAKLPKAERRLGEALAEQLLREKAILGVFDEGCMGMFNAIIPDHLLNATGVYKERLSQSALYYESTQVNDEDAHEVRRWMEDRGMKFLTGPNPAEDLADDQVHKQCQMYVAAVRIADDFGCHAIGIQYQQGLKDLLPASDLVEGTLNNSDRPPVASRDGSRVLYAGQPLPHFNEADECAGLDGLMTYRIHKAMGQPVENTLHDLRWGDWDRSGTVKEYVWVFEISGAVPPAHLIGGWAGATSERQPPMYFRLGGGTIKGVSKPGEIVWSRIFIEDGRLKMDLGRAGVVELPREETERRWQATTSQWPIMHAITYGISRDQMMGRHKSNHIQVVYASSADDADRALAAKAAMAQALGLDVALCGTRKRGEPW; translated from the coding sequence ATGTCCTCGACAACCTACGAGACGCCCGAACTGCGCGAGCCGCCGCGGGTCAAAGCGAATCAAGTGTTGCTAGTTGCAAACGGCGACCTGCGGCCGGCCGCCAACGAGCGCTGCTGGCTCGCTCAGGCGGAAATGGAGCATTCGCTGGGCCGCGTCGTTGACGAATTGGGATTCGAGTTGGTGCGGGCTCATCCTTACAAGCCCGACGAGAAGCACGGCTTCATCGGTTCGCAAAAGGAAGGAATGCGCGTTTTTGCCGAGATTGATCCACAGGCCCGGCTGATTGTGGCCGAGGCGGTCTGGCAATACTCGCATCATCTGCTGCATGGACTGATTTCGCACAAGGGCCCGATCCTCACCGTGGCCAACTGGTCCGGCACCTGGCCGGGGTTGGTCGGAATGCTGAATCTAAACGGCTCGCTGACCAAAGCCGGAGTGAATTACTCGACGCTGTGGAGCGAGGATTTTTCCGATCCGGCGTTCGTCAAGCAGCTTCAGAAGTGGCTCGAAAAAGGGAGCGTCCGCCACAAGTCGGAGCATGTGATTGCCCTGGGCGACGCAAAGCTGCCGAAGGCCGAGCGGCGGTTGGGCGAGGCGCTCGCCGAGCAATTGCTCCGCGAGAAGGCCATCCTCGGCGTCTTCGACGAAGGCTGCATGGGGATGTTCAACGCGATCATTCCCGACCATCTGCTCAACGCGACCGGCGTTTACAAGGAGCGGCTCAGTCAATCGGCCTTGTACTACGAATCGACGCAGGTGAACGATGAAGACGCTCATGAAGTCCGCCGCTGGATGGAAGATCGCGGGATGAAGTTCCTCACCGGTCCGAATCCGGCGGAAGACCTCGCCGACGATCAGGTTCACAAGCAGTGCCAGATGTACGTCGCCGCGGTGCGAATCGCTGACGATTTCGGCTGCCACGCGATCGGCATTCAATATCAGCAGGGCTTGAAGGACCTCTTGCCGGCGAGCGACCTGGTCGAGGGAACGCTCAACAACAGCGACCGCCCGCCGGTCGCCAGCCGCGACGGCTCGCGGGTTTTGTACGCCGGCCAGCCGCTGCCGCATTTCAACGAAGCGGACGAATGCGCTGGGCTCGATGGGTTGATGACCTACCGCATCCACAAGGCGATGGGGCAGCCGGTCGAAAACACACTGCACGATTTGCGGTGGGGCGATTGGGACCGCTCGGGCACGGTGAAGGAATACGTCTGGGTGTTCGAGATCAGCGGCGCCGTGCCGCCGGCGCATCTCATCGGCGGCTGGGCCGGCGCGACGAGCGAGCGCCAGCCGCCGATGTATTTCCGCCTCGGCGGCGGCACGATCAAGGGAGTCTCCAAGCCCGGCGAAATCGTGTGGTCGCGGATTTTCATTGAAGACGGGCGGCTCAAGATGGATCTCGGCCGGGCCGGCGTTGTCGAGCTGCCGCGCGAAGAGACGGAGCGTCGCTGGCAAGCCACCACCTCGCAATGGCCCATCATGCACGCGATCACCTACGGCATCTCGCGCGATCAAATGATGGGCCGTCACAAAAGCAACCACATCCAAGTGGTTTACGCATCGAGTGCCGACGACGCCGACCGCGCGCTGGCGGCCAAAGCGGCGATGGCCCAGGCCCTGGGGCTGGATGTCGCGCTGTGCGGCACGCGAAAGCGCGGCGAGCCGTGGTAG
- a CDS encoding PIN domain-containing protein — protein sequence MIHGLDTGFLVAAEVIEHAAHTDARAKLASLLNASDLIAIAPQVLAEFIHIATDSRRFARPLDVAAACAIAEQWWTARDVVHVLPDDGATRQFLDWLKQFSLGRKRLLDTLLAATYSRAGIQSLLTTNPSDFGVFGVFACITPAPAGAGP from the coding sequence ATGATTCATGGGCTCGACACTGGCTTTCTCGTGGCGGCCGAGGTGATCGAACACGCCGCGCACACCGATGCTCGCGCCAAATTGGCCAGCTTGCTTAACGCCAGCGACCTGATAGCAATCGCTCCCCAGGTGCTGGCGGAGTTCATCCATATCGCAACGGACTCGCGCCGCTTTGCCCGCCCGCTTGACGTGGCCGCGGCTTGCGCGATCGCAGAGCAATGGTGGACGGCCCGCGACGTCGTCCATGTGCTTCCGGACGATGGCGCGACGCGGCAGTTTCTCGACTGGCTAAAGCAGTTCTCCTTGGGTCGCAAGCGACTGCTGGACACGCTGCTGGCCGCGACTTACAGTCGGGCTGGCATTCAATCGCTCTTGACGACAAACCCTTCCGATTTCGGAGTGTTCGGAGTTTTTGCGTGCATTACTCCGGCGCCCGCTGGTGCAGGCCCGTAA
- a CDS encoding acyl-CoA dehydrogenase family protein, producing the protein MTDDAQVFVAADLLVAEAKLFASNAAWDAADRAVQVFGGRGWSNLYRVGRHLQDVRVCRIYEGTDEILKLKIAAALLGKDFAAFH; encoded by the coding sequence GTGACCGACGACGCCCAAGTGTTTGTCGCGGCCGATCTGCTGGTCGCGGAGGCAAAGCTCTTCGCCTCAAACGCCGCCTGGGACGCGGCCGATCGGGCGGTGCAAGTCTTCGGCGGCCGTGGCTGGTCGAACCTCTATCGCGTCGGCCGGCATCTGCAAGACGTCCGCGTCTGCCGCATCTACGAAGGGACCGACGAAATCCTCAAACTGAAAATCGCCGCCGCACTTCTGGGCAAAGACTTCGCGGCATTTCATTGA
- a CDS encoding type II toxin-antitoxin system prevent-host-death family antitoxin — protein sequence MKSASAARIAAQFNRYLEASREQPVLITRDGEPIAVLLAVQGKADAKRLVSGGPRMLTSILAEAHEQLGQGRGIPHDQFWREVERAHRAKRAKGATARSRRRPS from the coding sequence ATGAAGTCTGCATCGGCTGCAAGGATCGCGGCTCAATTCAATCGTTATCTTGAGGCCAGCCGAGAGCAACCCGTGTTGATAACGCGCGACGGCGAGCCGATCGCCGTGCTTCTGGCCGTGCAAGGTAAGGCGGACGCGAAGCGGCTCGTCTCCGGCGGACCGCGCATGCTAACGTCGATTCTCGCGGAGGCCCACGAGCAGCTCGGACAGGGTCGCGGAATTCCCCACGATCAGTTTTGGCGAGAGGTTGAGCGAGCACATCGGGCGAAGCGAGCAAAAGGCGCGACAGCGCGAAGCCGGCGCCGACCGTCTTGA
- a CDS encoding acyl-CoA dehydrogenase family protein, with amino-acid sequence MNDLFDDVESFCQELRPIEELCYLEHRQNDQLVPLAKKHNLLGMPVPAEFGGRGADAVAYARALARIGREGTGVRTFFSGHTSIGQYPIFRYGNAAQKQAYLPASVAGKRIMAFGLTEPEAGSNPLEMTSTYRRDGDRFLLSGVKYLISNGGIAHTVIVFAYPADKTGPERRISAFIVDTAGDTFQREDLPAKLGMFTTNTGMFEMSDHPVPLENLLGKEGDGFRIAMGTLVSGRMSVAAGCLGVIEDCLAEVLDYCRSRHQHGKPIGRHQLVQEHVAAIELARAAAAPLIERAAEAKRASEQATDDAELFAAADLLVAEAKLFAANAAWDAADRAVQVFGGRGWSNLYRVGRHLQDVRVCRIYEGTDEILKLKIAAALLGKDFAAFH; translated from the coding sequence ATGAACGATCTGTTCGACGACGTCGAATCCTTTTGTCAGGAACTGCGGCCGATCGAGGAGCTGTGTTACCTCGAGCACCGGCAGAACGATCAACTCGTTCCGCTGGCGAAGAAGCACAATCTGCTCGGGATGCCCGTGCCGGCGGAATTCGGCGGACGAGGGGCGGACGCGGTCGCTTACGCTCGAGCGCTCGCGCGAATCGGCCGCGAGGGGACCGGTGTGCGCACGTTCTTCAGCGGACACACGTCGATCGGCCAGTACCCGATCTTTCGCTACGGCAATGCCGCGCAGAAACAAGCATATCTTCCCGCGTCGGTCGCGGGCAAGCGGATCATGGCCTTCGGGCTGACCGAGCCGGAGGCGGGGAGCAACCCGCTCGAGATGACGAGCACCTACCGCCGCGACGGCGATCGCTTTCTGTTGAGCGGCGTGAAATATCTGATTTCCAACGGCGGCATTGCCCACACCGTGATCGTGTTCGCCTATCCGGCCGACAAGACCGGCCCCGAGCGGCGGATCAGCGCCTTCATCGTCGATACGGCGGGCGACACTTTCCAGCGCGAAGACCTTCCCGCCAAGCTCGGCATGTTTACGACCAATACCGGCATGTTCGAAATGAGCGACCATCCGGTGCCGCTCGAAAACCTGCTCGGCAAGGAGGGCGACGGCTTCCGGATCGCGATGGGCACTCTCGTTTCCGGGCGGATGAGTGTCGCGGCCGGCTGCCTGGGGGTGATCGAGGATTGTCTGGCGGAAGTTCTGGACTATTGCCGCAGTCGGCATCAGCATGGCAAGCCGATCGGCCGGCATCAATTGGTGCAAGAGCACGTCGCGGCGATCGAGCTGGCCCGAGCGGCGGCGGCGCCGCTCATCGAGCGGGCGGCGGAAGCGAAGCGCGCCAGTGAGCAAGCCACCGACGACGCCGAATTGTTTGCCGCAGCCGATCTGCTGGTCGCCGAAGCGAAGCTCTTCGCCGCGAATGCCGCCTGGGACGCGGCCGACCGGGCGGTGCAAGTGTTCGGTGGCCGCGGCTGGTCGAATCTCTATCGCGTCGGCCGGCACTTGCAAGACGTTCGCGTCTGCCGCATCTACGAAGGGACCGATGAAATCCTCAAACTAAAAATCGCCGCCGCGCTGTTGGGAAAAGACTTCGCCGCGTTTCATTGA
- a CDS encoding histone deacetylase: MTLLYSDPRFLEHATGDHPENPTRLAHILRHLDATGLADRCQRPAFGPVSPERLTRVHDSGYVADVAEFIARGGRLLEADTVVGPKSYDAALLAAGAVTDAVERVVRGEDTTALCLVRPPGHHARPNAAMGFCLFDNVAIGARLAIDELQLDRVLIVDWDVHHGNGTQEIFWRDAAVGFFSVHRWPFYPGSGASDETGSGPGLGTTLNLPLAFGTPRDDYIERFTGEVTRMADRLRPQLILLSAGFDSHRADPIGSLGLETEDFATLTAAVRDVAQAHAGGRIVSVLEGGYNPAVLAECVGLHLEGLTSPEIQNPKSRI; the protein is encoded by the coding sequence ATGACCTTGCTCTACAGCGATCCGCGATTTCTCGAACACGCGACTGGCGACCACCCGGAGAATCCGACGCGGCTCGCTCACATCCTGCGCCATCTGGACGCGACCGGGCTGGCCGATCGATGCCAGCGCCCCGCGTTCGGCCCCGTCTCGCCAGAGCGGCTGACGCGCGTTCATGATTCGGGCTACGTCGCCGACGTCGCTGAGTTCATCGCTCGCGGCGGCAGATTGCTCGAGGCGGACACCGTGGTGGGGCCAAAGTCGTACGACGCGGCCCTCTTGGCGGCCGGGGCCGTGACCGATGCCGTCGAGCGCGTCGTGCGCGGCGAGGATACGACCGCGCTCTGCCTCGTTCGCCCTCCCGGACATCATGCCCGGCCGAACGCCGCGATGGGTTTTTGCCTGTTCGACAATGTCGCAATTGGCGCGCGCCTGGCCATCGACGAGCTGCAACTCGATCGGGTGCTGATCGTCGATTGGGACGTGCATCACGGCAATGGCACGCAGGAGATTTTTTGGCGCGACGCGGCCGTCGGTTTCTTTTCCGTCCATCGCTGGCCGTTCTATCCGGGCAGCGGTGCAAGCGATGAAACCGGCAGCGGACCGGGGCTGGGAACGACTTTGAATCTCCCGCTCGCCTTCGGCACGCCGCGAGACGACTATATTGAGCGCTTCACGGGCGAGGTTACACGAATGGCCGATCGGCTCCGGCCGCAGCTTATCTTGCTGAGCGCGGGCTTCGACAGCCATCGCGCCGACCCGATCGGCTCGCTAGGGCTCGAGACGGAAGACTTCGCCACGCTGACGGCCGCGGTCCGCGATGTGGCGCAAGCGCACGCCGGCGGCCGGATCGTGAGCGTCTTGGAAGGAGGTTATAATCCCGCAGTACTGGCCGAATGCGTGGGCCTGCACCTCGAAGGCCTCACTTCTCCGGAAATCCAAAATCCAAAATCCAGAATCTAA